A window of Gossypium raimondii isolate GPD5lz chromosome 7, ASM2569854v1, whole genome shotgun sequence genomic DNA:
ctttctgtaACCAATTGGTGTAGATTAGCCTTCTATAAAAGTTGAAAGCATATAAACTAATTTCTTGTACTACCTTGACACTGCATACCTGATGGATAACCTCGAAGGTTATTTATGTACTGATTTGATTCGCCTATGATCAATGCAGGCAACTCTACCATCAGATTATCTTGTTGCTCAAGAGCCTGATGATGACAATATTTTACGGACCCGAACCTATGATGTCAGCATAACGTAAGATAATCCTGGTGCTCGCAAACTTGCTTAGAATTTTTTGTCAGAATATGCGCTTCTCAATCTTAAACATTTCTCTTGATAACTCATTAACTTGATGTCAAACCAAACATCTAGTGAGAGTTTAAACTTGCTAAACTTTATCTTCTTTGCAGGTATGATAAATACTATCAAACTCCAAGGGTCTGGCTTACTGGGTATGATGAGGTAGGTGTTGGAGAATGGGGCCATCCTCCCCCCAAATTCTCCCTTGccatatataataataacatgaaACCCCTGCATTTACTGCATTCTGTTTatttaaaagcaaaaattgaaCTAATCAATATGGCTCAAATCAATCCCCTCATCTTAATTTGGGCATAGTCGAGGATGCTTTTGCAACCAGAGCTTGTGCTGGAGGATGTTAGTCAGGACCATGCACACAAAACTGTATGTTGTACTTGccaatttaagattttatatttacttcATTCGTTTTAGTTAGGGTATGAATTCAGTTTACTTGTCTCATATTTTTGTCTTCATGCTcctaagaatttgaaaaatgtcTTACCCCATTCTGATTCCTGGATACAGGTTACTATCGAGGACCATCCTCACTTACCTGGGAAACACGCGTCTGTACACCCATGCAGACATGGTGCTGTGATGAAAAAGATCATTGATGTGCTGATGTCTCATGGTGTTGAACCAGAAGTTGATAAGTAAAACTTTGGTCCCTCATTTTACTGCTAAATTGCTGTGAATTGACCCTTTTAGCTTTTGATAAAACATGTGTGCAAGTGTGATTACAAATTTACGACAACTCTGATCATATTGTTTTCTTACTCTTAAAATTACAGTATACATGTACTTTTAGGTTCTTTGTGCTATTAATGTTACTGGCATTTCTCTTGTAAACTTTGCTCATGAGTTCCTTTTTCCAACTCGACCATTGCAGGTATCTTTTCTTGTTCTTGAAATTTGTAGCCTCTGTAATTCCAACAATTGAGTATGACTACACCATGGACTTTGATCTTGGTAGCTCCAGCAGTTAAATAGAGGTAACCATCATTTCTTAGCTTTCTAGTAAATTAGGTTAAAATGTGCCATAAGTCCATGTACtcttcataaatttgaaatttagtccctgtacttttacTTTTAGAAACTTAGTCCCTccacttttcagatttcaaaatttaggtccaactattaaatttgttaaaattattttgttaaattcagatttattacaatgtcattttttagttacgttgctaccaagtgagtattttttttatttcaaaatgtcacaccaacaaatttaacaaaaaaaaataacagttaacaattggacttgaatttcttaaaaatagagagattaaaataaaaataaaaagattaaattccaaatttgtgaagagtacaagccctatgacatattttaaccattaaattatctatttacTCAATAGTATCATGTGCAGTTTGCATTCGAGACTGATGATTAGCAACacccttttttctttcattttgggtCTATGTACCACCTGAAACCTGCACTTTTACATGTACCATTCGAGACCCACACCCATAATACTTGTAAAAAGCTTCATATCACTACAGTTTACCTTGACTGAACTGATTTCTATATTATCAGACTTTGCAGGCACAGATTGACAATTTGGAGCTAGTTGATTATTATCTGATGCATACCTGAAGCTACTTGTAATGTCTGCAGTCAGCGCTGGATGGTCAACCATCCTTGCAAGCACTGAATGACAGATAATTGTGTCGCTGTTTGTTCATAAGCTATTAATGACTGCCACGCTTGTAAATACATCTGTTAATAAACTGAAACTTAGCTTTCTACATTGTTATTTTGTCACAAACATGATTCTTGAGTGGGATTGTGAATCAGTAAGACTACTGTATGGTTGGTTgctagatataaataaaatagtactTTGTTGAGTGCTAGTACTCAAAGCTAACGAGATTTCTAGAAGAGCCAACTCTGTGTTTTTTGTACAAAAGGCAAGCTAAAAGACATACTTACAACACCTGACGTGTAtcaaaacttttgaataaacaCATGGAGGGTATAATAAATCCTGAAGTCAGAGGTCAAACAGAAACATTCAAAAGATATGGACATTATTATAGCATTTATTTATAACTTTACCAAAAAAATGGAATTCTTGAGTTGAGAGCAAGAATGTCATTGGCATGAACCCAAATCTCTTAATGTTATGATGCAATTACAAACATTCTCCTCTTCTGTAAATaatataactaaataaaaagaactaaaagaaTCCGAAGATTTTCTTCCAACAACTCAGCCTCAcatgaaacaaagaaaaattatgaCAAAAGAAGGAAAGTAATGATACACCGTGTGCAACCTTTCTAGATATTTCTTTggataaattttactatttcaccATACGATCAATCCTGAGTAATCTGCAAAACTTAAAAGATTCCAGTGGCAATCGCTTTTGTCTATTTTCCAATCTTAGATTTGAGACTGTGACAACTgcttttgaatatttttccaATGAAACTGAGTTTTGAAATCTTTCCCCTGCAACTCATCATCTTCTTATGGAAACTATGTCAGGATTGCTTACCACTCGCACATGCAGCaaggaaaagaaatatatgAGTCACTCAAATGTGCCGTGGATCATTTATTCAGAGCTTTGTAATTTTGCAAGAGAATTATGGTTTAGCTATTGTTCTTAATTTAGTACATACCGATGTAATATTTTGTAAAGTTTGTAATTTGACTGTTTtagtaaagaaagaaagaaagaaatggagTGATATCACTCTTGGTCTTCGACGAAACAAGGTAAATAATGCAAAGGCGATTCCAACAGGTCAACCTGGATtctcttttcaataaaatatgttttaataatgaaatatgcTGGTTTTTATTACACTTCAAAATCACAGTACGGAGACCAGCCAGGAAACCAAAGCCAAGATCCAGAATCCAGCATATATTTCTCTAGCCCTGGACCCATCTCCCGAGTCATTATGAGGTACCGGTGACGGCGCAGGGGATGAGGAACCTGAACTTACTTTCTCCACCAACTTCAAGTCTCCCCAAGAACCCAGATTAGCTTTACCAAACTCATGCTTCATGGGGTGACCGTCACTCACCCCTGGTCCCACTTGCCAAACCTGGTTCAGCTTCCCCACGCTGCCTCCAACTTTCAATGAACCATATATAACCATCTTTCCGTCGTTGGTAGCCTCGGCTTCCAGGTCCCACACGTCGAAGGATAGCTTCCCTTCTACAATAGATCTGTAGGAGCTTATGTTATAGGTTTTAACAACCATGGAGCCTttgttcttgaaggcaaggagGGCTTGGGAACCTGCCATCCCTGTGGCCGTGGGGTTGACGGCCCAAGCTATCCAACCGTCGGCGTTGGAGGGAGCAGCTGAGAAGGCAATGAAAAGGGAGGAGTTTGTGGCGTTGTAGGTGAAATGGAGGGTGGAGTTTAGGGTGGGAAGCTCTGTGCAGTTGGAGTAGTGTCTTATGCCGCCGGGAAGTTTCAGGGACGAACAGTCGATTGAATGTGAAGGTGAGATCAAAGTAAGCCAAAGGGAAAAGAATACAATCAGTGATGGACAAAACAGAGACCccattttctcttttgattttaTGACAAAGAAAGTGGAGACGACAATTATTATGGTTCATGTTAGGAGAATTTTGGAGGAATATATAAAGGTAGAAAGATTGGGTGAAACTGGAATCTTAAGTCGGGCTTATAGTTATGAATCCAATAGTTTGATGCCACGATGATGGGCTTGTTTTAGTAGGGTAGATCACATGCACAATCTGAATGGAATTAGGCGAGAACAAGTTGAAACAGagataaaagaaaagttattaATAGCAAAGGCTGCACATGGTTATTTAAGTGAGTGGAGTATGATGACATCTCAAAGTTGTCACCAATTATAGTGCGAAAATCTTTAAGATTTTATGGTTTATTTTGGTACGTATGTGTATGTGCTGGGTAGAGTAGAATTGCCCCgaagcataaaaaaaataaggttcTTTAAAAAACGGGTTAAGCCTCGAGTAAAATATTGTTTGTCTAAatacacaaaagaacaaaaaagatttgttatttttttgttactttaatgttattttattgttgttttctccctcttttattactattttactattatgttactactattttgttgttattgtttggacaTTGTATAGCACTGTttcattgttaattttgttattattttagagacatttgcttgttaagttatatttattttagtgttatttaagtatacatattttttaaaatttattctcaatgtgttgggaaatatttattttaatgtttatagtatttttgatgtattatatatatttaaaaataatataaaatttaatacagGCAGGCCAAGTCAGACCcgggttttagcatttttatccgagtcagatttggacaaaattttaggcccattttcgGGCCAAACCCGAGCCTAACAAACCagcctaaattttttgttgggCTTGGCCCGGCCTTTGAGCACCTCTAGGGTAGATTACGATTTAGTTTTGTTGATACAAGAAATTAATAACGAGGAGACTAGGAGGAGAAGATAGTGGTAATTGGAAGGTCAGATGATACACGAAGAGTCGGAATAGGAAGCTAAAGGAGAAAGAGAGGAGAGGAAGAAGGAAGGAAACGgctagggagataaggtttCCTTGGAGGAGAGAAAGTGAATCCCTTTTACTTCTCGTGCTTCAGGGTATATAAGAGGGTGGTCATTTGTCAAGTAGTGTCATGTCATCGACAATACAAGTCGTAGACCTGCCTGTGCAGTCAATTAGGTGGCAGGTCTATTGTATGTTAGTTTTTGCCATGCACAGTACTATTGCTTGTAGTAAGTGGCCTTTCATCTGGCCTAAGTGAGATTCACAGATGGTTGGTCACAAATGACTCCAGACGGAGGGTCACCATAAAGGCTTTGAGATAAAGGGACGCTTATGAGTCGCACTAAGTGGAGGGTCCTTGCTAAGGTTCTTTCCAGACCATTCTTCATTCTAGCATGTATCATTACTGAATTAGGGGTATAACAAGTTTACAttgaggttaaattttttttattgaaatcttttaacattttatttaaaaagtattgtgtttttactattaaagtaaaaatatttatttaaatgatattaaaattctttaatattatgataaattgaatatataaacttaaaagttttccattatttttatattgtagaatatgatattatttattattataaatatgtgGGTATGTTTTTTCATTGTTAGGAAGAGTACCTAAACACTCATCAATGTTAAATTCAAGGTAACGTCAAATCACCATGCTAATGTGCATTTGATATGAAAATGGTAATAGTGTCAATGTATATGAGTTAGGGTTCATCATGGCGTCCGGTCTAGTtcgaaaaataggtttaaaattttattttaaattcgatttaaattgaaaatattaaactcGAGCTTGACCCActaaacttatataaaatttttaaaattattttatataaaataattttaaaaatataatacatcaaatacactaaaaatattaaaataaataacgctaaaataattgtaacttagcaagtaaatatttctaaaatagtagcaaaattaacaataaaataagaattatacaatatccaaaccataataacaaaatagtagtaatataatagcgaaacaacaacaaaatagttaatttcaATCAGACCCAAACTAAATAAATTCTACCTGAGATTCGGTCAATTTAAAAAACGAGCTTTACTTTTTGttcaagcccattttttgagcTTATATTATTGTCTAAACCTTTCCACTTTTGAATGACCTTTCGGATCTAAACGAATAATCCAACCTATGATGAGATGTAATATGAGTGAGAGTTGTAATGTTAATTGatagggttttttacaaaaatattataaaaaaataaaaattaaccaaaatattataacttttttttatttaccaaaatattacttttttttattatttacgaaaatataccaaaaaaacaaaaaaacacgCAAAAAGTCGACACCAACTGATCAAAGCCAAtcacattggcggcaccaaaggtgccaaagagattggtggcaccaatggtgccaaagtgattggcgacaccaaaggtgccaaaggactaaaatgtgactaattgccttctaagccctccttatttattattttctttttattccccttcaactcatttttttatttaataactctattttaatttaataaaatattctcatttaataactctattttaatttaataaatacttagtttttttaaattaaaatagagttattaaatgagagaattctaattaagtgaCCATTTGCAGTTTTAAGGACCTGAcatgcaaaattaccattttgaattttgaaagtgaattgctgCTGTTGTGcgcactaaaattaaaatgtggctaattgccttctaagccttccttatttattattttctttttattccccttcaactcatttttttatttaataaatctattttaatttaataaactattctcatttaataactctattttaatttaataaactattaagtaatacttaatttttttaaattaaaatagagttattaaatgagagaattctaattaagtgaCCATTTGCAGTTTTAAGGAcctgacatgcaaatttaccattttgaattttgaaagtgaattgctgCTGTGCGCACTAAAACTGAAATGTGGCTAATTgacttctaagccctccttatttattattttctttttattccccttcaactcatttttttatttaataactctattttaatttaataaactattctcatttaaattagccacattttagtcctttggcaccattggtgccgccaatcactttggcaccattggtgccaccaatctctttggcacctttggtgccgccaatgtgaTTGGCCTGATCAGGCTGGTGTCAGCTTTTTGCAGGCTTttgcaggtttttttttttatttttttggtatattttcgtaaataataaaaaaaataatattttggtaaataaaaaaaagttataatattttggttattttttattttttataatatttttgtaaaaaaccctaaTTGATAAGATAgtaatgcaaagaaaaatagtgTCCCTCTTTTCCCTGTCCTTTCTTTATGCCCCTCATATGATTCCTTTGACACCTGCGTAAACTTATTTCATATTACAGTTTATGACATTAACGTTTTTACAACGTTAACTTCTTGCTAAACATAGAAAAAATTCTGTAGTCTGaatggaaaaaaatatgaatcaGCAGCAACGTTTTTCTTTCCTATTTGACTTTAACCTTCTTTTCCCtgtttttttctccttttctggTATCAAAAGAGAGAAATCCGAAAAATATCAAGTGCTCAGGATCGTGTTTCGATTTGCTTGACTGTTCTTATAGCAGCTCCATCGTCTTTGAGTCATGGTGCATCTCGGCTAAGACCATGGGTTCTCATGGCTGTAGTGGCAATCTTATGGTAAAGAGGTTTAATACTTCCGTTTCAATCTGCCCTTTGCAGTAGGTGTTGCCTCATTGTGATAGCAAGTTTTAGAACCTACCCAGTTACTGAAGCAATTTATGGAACATAATGGGAGAGAACAAAGAAGGTTCCAATGTCATGTTATACTTGATTGTCACTTTTATGTTTACAATAAAGTTTCACTTCAGAAAACTCATTTGCTTGTTTTTAAAGAACTTCTCACATTCACTCTCTTCTTCAACCGTGTACTGCTAATATAACTCAAAGCCTCCAACTGCTAACTCTTCAATTTcccattttttcatttattctgCATCTGATTTGATCACCCA
This region includes:
- the LOC105797818 gene encoding auxin-induced in root cultures protein 12 — encoded protein: MGSLFCPSLIVFFSLWLTLISPSHSIDCSSLKLPGGIRHYSNCTELPTLNSTLHFTYNATNSSLFIAFSAAPSNADGWIAWAVNPTATGMAGSQALLAFKNKGSMVVKTYNISSYRSIVEGKLSFDVWDLEAEATNDGKMVIYGSLKVGGSVGKLNQVWQVGPGVSDGHPMKHEFGKANLGSWGDLKLVEKVSSGSSSPAPSPVPHNDSGDGSRAREIYAGFWILALVSWLVSVL